One part of the Drosophila teissieri strain GT53w chromosome 3R, Prin_Dtei_1.1, whole genome shotgun sequence genome encodes these proteins:
- the LOC122620481 gene encoding protein takeout isoform X1, whose product MCGKIGFIVLVVVWGSTFAQEQPYYLPQCPRDEAQINECLRESGNKLVSYLQKGVPELDIYEIEPVMIDEIGIVLGSGPDGYRALFRNIQAYGVSNITVTNIRSDLDSLQFQLTCEIPRIRVKAQYRSTGVLILVKASGAGDYWGEYEGVKAKIYFKAVANEGPDGRTYLTTDSVKMDFNVKEIQMGVDNIANGNSVIQAALNLFINSNSQELLKEMKPALRTKLTLVIRNFMDRIFAKIPLDEWINLN is encoded by the exons ATGTGCGGAAAGATTGGCTTTATTGTGCTCGTCGTCGTGTGGGGCTCCACTTTTGCCCAGGAGCAGC CCTACTACCTGCCACAATGCCCGCGGGACGAGGCCCAGATCAACGAATGCCTTCGGGAAAGTGGCAACAAGTTGGTGAGCTACTTGCAGAAGGGAGTTCCGGAATTGGACATCTATGAG ATCGAACCCGTGATGATTGATGAAATCGGCATTGTTTTGGGCAGTGGTCCGGATGGCTACCGCGCACTTTTCCGGAACATTCAAGCCTACGGTGTGAGCAATATTACGGTGACCAACATCCG CTCCGACTTGGACTCGCTGCAGTTCCAGCTGACGTGCGAGATACCCCGCATTCGCGTCAAGGCGCAGTACCGGTCCACAGGTGTACTGATCTTGGTGAAGGCCTCCGGAGCCGGGGACTACTGGGGGGAGTACG AGGGAGTGAAGGCCAAGATCTACTTCAAGGCGGTGGCCAATGAGGGTCCCGACGGTCGCACCTACCTGACGACGGACTCCGTCAAGATGGACTTCAACGTGAAGGAGATCCAAATGGGAGTGGACAACATCGCCAATGGCAATTCGGTGATAC AGGCTGCTCTCAACCTCTTTATCAACTCCAACTCCCAGGAGCTGCTGAAGGAAATGAAGCCGGCGCTCAGGACCAAACTCACACTGGTCATCCGCAACTTCATGGATCGCATTTTCGCCAAGATTCCACTGGACGAGTGGATTAACCTCAATTAG
- the LOC122620481 gene encoding uncharacterized protein LOC122620481 isoform X2 translates to MGVLWSREINTEHIIFATAKISSDLDSLQFQLTCEIPRIRVKAQYRSTGVLILVKASGAGDYWGEYEGVKAKIYFKAVANEGPDGRTYLTTDSVKMDFNVKEIQMGVDNIANGNSVIQAALNLFINSNSQELLKEMKPALRTKLTLVIRNFMDRIFAKIPLDEWINLN, encoded by the exons ATGGGAGTTTTATGGAGTCGGGAAATTAATACAGAACACATTATCTTCGCTACTGCCAAGATAAG CTCCGACTTGGACTCGCTGCAGTTCCAGCTGACGTGCGAGATACCCCGCATTCGCGTCAAGGCGCAGTACCGGTCCACAGGTGTACTGATCTTGGTGAAGGCCTCCGGAGCCGGGGACTACTGGGGGGAGTACG AGGGAGTGAAGGCCAAGATCTACTTCAAGGCGGTGGCCAATGAGGGTCCCGACGGTCGCACCTACCTGACGACGGACTCCGTCAAGATGGACTTCAACGTGAAGGAGATCCAAATGGGAGTGGACAACATCGCCAATGGCAATTCGGTGATAC AGGCTGCTCTCAACCTCTTTATCAACTCCAACTCCCAGGAGCTGCTGAAGGAAATGAAGCCGGCGCTCAGGACCAAACTCACACTGGTCATCCGCAACTTCATGGATCGCATTTTCGCCAAGATTCCACTGGACGAGTGGATTAACCTCAATTAG
- the LOC122620694 gene encoding uncharacterized protein LOC122620694, producing the protein MNKAVCLVLVIQALMIVQAETPPYIKKCQRNDPKLVDCFIGAIEHLKPYLANGIPDIQLPSVEPFKMDSLALQLTEGPQGYKITLKNMEAFGASNFKVTSLKLSDGSEPFKAKIVMPKLKIEAKYTSSGVLLILPASGGGDFHADFEGVSADLTGKTSIHASKGANYLHIDALSLVLDVKDVKMSISGAFNNNRILLEATNLFLRENSQVVLEAMQAQLQKKLASEFGKLANQLLKNVPVEQFYVD; encoded by the exons ATGAATAAAGCGGTGTGCCTAGTACTTGTGATCCAAGCGCTGATGATAGTGCAGGCTGAGACCC cACCCTACATCAAAAAATGTCAAAGGAATGACCCTAAATTGGTGGACTGCTTCATTGGAGCTATTGAACACCTTAAGCCATATTTGGCCAATGGCATTCCTGATATTCAG CTGCCCTCTGTGGAGCCCTTTAAGATGGACTCCCTTGCCTTGCAGTTAACAGAGGGTCCCCAGGGGTATAAGATCACGTTAAAGAACATGGAGGCCTTCGGGGCGAGCAACTTTAAGGTTACTTCCCTGAAACTGAGCGATGGAAGCGAGCCCTTCAAAGCGAAAATCGTAATGCCCAAGCTAAAGATTGAGGCTAAATACACGAGTTCCGGAGTCCTTCTGATCCTGCCAGCCTCCGGAGGTGGAGACTTCCACGCTGACTTCGAGGGTGTGAGTGCCGATCTCACAGGAAAGACATCCATTCACGCTTCCAAGGGCGCAAACTACCTCCACATCGATGCGCTTAGTTTGGTTCTGGATGTAAAGGATGTGAAAATGAGCATCTCGGGTGCCTTCAACAACAACCGAATTCTGT TGGAGGCCACCAATCTGTTTCTACGGGAAAACTCTCAAGTCGTTTTGGAGGCTATGCAGGCtcaattgcaaaaaaaattggccAGCGAGTTTGGCAAGCTCGCCAACCAGCTCCTGAAAAACGTTCCTGTAGAGCAATTTTACGTGGATTAA